In the Vulpes vulpes isolate BD-2025 chromosome 12, VulVul3, whole genome shotgun sequence genome, CTTGAGAATTACTGtgataaaagaaataacagtGAAGTGTCAACAGAGTAATGATGGAGAAGCTGAAGTGTCTCTGCTATAAGAATGAGGCCAGCCAACCTTGTAAGAAGGCAAATTCCTACTAAGGAATGATGGTACCATAAAGTATGCAGCTGGATCTTACTGGAAGGTTCTATATAAATGAGACTTATTTAGTCTAGTGGTAGGGCTTCTGTGTTCTCTGTTTCCAGATGAAAGGCATGGTTTTGGCAAAGCTGAGTCCCAACAACATCATCATACTGCCATTGAGGTTCTGTATGCATGACTTTTTGGTGGATGTACAAGGTTTACCTGTGCATCTGGGAGGTTCCCAGTCTACAAGAAAGGAAATACCTGTGAAACTAAATTATGTCTTGACCCAGGGGAGTTTAAACTATGCTGTGAGAAGAAGCTTTAGAGGAAATGTTATAGTTTGTAGCCTATCGTCAAGCACAAGTGCTCAAGAGGAATCCACAAGAGAATGGcttaaagaaaaagcattagTGGGGAAGGCTGAGTTTATATTTTAGACCCTCCTGCTCTGTGATAAACGTTTGTTGGGGAGCACATTTTTCAGGCAACCCAGAGTATGTTTCCAAGGTTCTTTTTGGACAATTCTACTTGTCAAGTTAGATGaagttataaaatacaaatgtctGGGCCCCATATCATACCTATTAGCTCTGAAGCAAAGCCCAAGTATCTTGAATAATAAGTTCCACAGGGGATTCTGATGTGAATGTGTATAACCTTCTGGAACCCAATTTTGGCCTCTTTCAGAAAGCCATTTTCACCAGGCCCTCCTCCCACAGTTTCTGAACGTTTACACTATTGTTTCTATAGGTCAAAGCATTAAGATTGCACTCTGAATAGCCCTGTGTCTCCAGCACCCAGAGCCTTGTGTTAAATCATCATTTCCCATCAGAAATCCCAGAATGTGAACTGGACATGGTCCTTCAGTTAGAGAGAGAACAGCTGTGATAGCTGAATCTTCAGGAAACCGAAGAGGGCAGTGAGTGAAACTACCTGTTTGGGTAAGTGACACCATGAAAAGACCACCAATTTGATATTTAAGAGACATGAGTTCTAGTCTGACCTCTTGGAATTCGCCGGGTAACTTGAGTCTGCTTTCTATTTGTCAGATAAATATGAGCTGGCCTGGGTGAATTCTGATAGTAGTGTTGTTTAGAAGAATTCCTAAACTAATTGGAAGGATGGTGGGGAGACAGGTAGGGGTGGCAGTGTTGTAGATAGCATATCTTAAATCCTATTCTCTCTCAATCCCGTGAAAATGATTACATCCAAGCTTGGTAGAATCATCCTTACTGTTTGCTTTTTTAGAGGGTATCTTTTCTACACTTCAGAGTCTACTCTTCTcatccctttcctttctcccatttaCCATTGCTGATGATCAGTTACAGTAACTGACAGATCATTTTACCTCCTAATCCCCTACTCTCTGCTCATCAACTGGCATATctgcttatttccatttttttgggcTCAGCATAGTACGCAGTCACCCTTCCTGTATATCCTGGTATATCCTGATGTCTCTGAGCTCCCTGTGCTAAGTAAAAAAATTCTGCCTGTTATCTCTTCTGCCCCATTCACTTCCCTCCTCTAACTgtccctttttgttttcttcccataTACAGTTACTAGTGTGCATGAATTGCAAATTTttgtcggtttttttttttttttttctgatggtttATTTTCCTTGTTCTCCATACTAGATGCAGGTGACATCTGCACTTTAAATGTCTTTCAGATAGGGAGATTTGAACTGAGCCAAAGCATCTACACCTATCAGGCTATTTCTGAAGAACTAAAGTTTTCAGGGTCAGCGATGGAAATTCTCAGGGAATACTGCCCAAGGTCCTGCAAATGAAGAGGCCTATAAAGGCAAGGGTCGGTTATCAAGGCAGACAAAATGTCCTGTACAGAAGATATCTTTTGAGAAAACAGCCATCAGAAAAGTGTCAATGACCCTCAAGGAAATTTTCACTAGGGAGAGAGCTCCTGAATCAGTAAATTTAGCCTAAGCTCAAAAGCTAATATACAGCAGGACATTCCAAAGGGAGCTAGATTCCCCCATGTCTAGGAAGAATTCCAAAGATAATTCAGACTTTATTAAACACCAAAAACTTTTCCCACAAAAGAAACTTTGTAAATGCATtgagtgtgggaaagccttcagttATAAATCAGACCTTATCATTCACAGTAGAATTCATGGTGGAGAAAAGCCTTTTGAATGCAATGAGTGTGGGAAGACTTTTAGCCGAAGTACACACCTTATTGAGCACCAGAGaactcacactggagagaagccaTATGAATGCAGTGACTGTGGGAAAGCTTTTAGCCGGAGCACTCATCTTAGTCTACATCAGAGGatccacactggagaaaaaccatacaaatgcagtgaatgtggaaaagccttcagcCGAAGTACTAACCTCAGTCAACATCAGCGAACCCACACTCAAGAAAAACCCTACaagtgtaatgaatgtgggaaagcctttggTGACCGTTCCACCATAATTCAGCACCAACGAATCCACACCGGCGAGAACCCCTatgagtgcagtgaatgtggaaagGCCTTCAGCTGGATCTCCTCCCTTATTGAGCACCAGAGAACACACACTGGAGAGAACCCCTATGCATGCTGTAAGTGTGGGAAAGTGTTCAGTCGAGGCTCATCCCTCACCGAGCACCAGAGAATCCACACGGGAGAGAAGCCCCATGAGTGCAGAGAGTGTGGGAAGGGCTTCAGTCGGGGCTCCTCCCTTCTTATTCACCAGAGgactcacactggagagaagccctacAAATGTAATGACTGTGGGAAAGCCTTTGGTCAAAGTTCAACACTCATCAGACATCAGCAACTTCACACCAAAGAATGATATTTGAGCTTTCATCAGTGTTCACAAAAGAGCACAAAGCATTAACTTCCTacagctgaaaagaaaaatatagatatcTTTGAAGTTTTCTTCTGTACTAGCTAGCTATAAGCTACTTTCAAGTtagcctgcctgccttcctttctgtaAACTAGATGCTCAAATGAGTTATTGGTACAAGGGGATGATTTTAAGAACCTGATACAGTCCATCTCCTCTTCTGGAGGACTCCAGCCATAGTGTATAGACCTACCTGACACCTTGTATTTGCCCACTTTATCTATTCCATGGGGCTTAGGTCCCTGAACAGTCAGGGAACTTTGTTTCCCAAGCACATCAGCCCCTGACTTAAAGAGGAAATCCAATGTGTGACTGTGTGAGTGTTTCAGTGTGAGTGATACTGGCTCCAGTAGCAGAAGAGAAGGAGCTGGCTTCAGAACAGGACAAAAAGCTTCCCACTAGTTTGGTGATAATAGTGTTGAGGTAAATtcagtctcttttataaggacagaTTTCTCTCTTACACCTTTTTTTACTGTAGTAGATTTTCCTCAAAGTATAAACTGTAGTTCTAATGTGCCTAATTAATcctaatattattttatcttattcttaCCAAGACTGTCTTAAGACTTTCTTTTAGTtcttccattatttaaaaaaaaaaatgctgccctagtttttaaatttttcttttgtttatagaCTTCATGAAATGTACACCCTCTGGCCCCAACTCTCCCAAATCCTATAAAGCTGATCTCTCAAGGACAAATTCAGTGCctatttcttagtcttttttttctacttgacATTTGCAGAACTGGCACTTTTGGCCATGCTTATGccttaaaattttaacttcttctGGCATCCTATTCTGTGCTTTTCCTACCACACTTTTCCTACCTCCCAGACACTCTGATTAACAATGATCAGCTCTAGAACTTTAGGCAAGAGTTAGACCAGAATAATCTCATTTTATcaggttatatatataatacctgAGGTTACTCAATTAGATTGTAAGCTTCTTGAAGACAAAAATCTTTTAGATCCCTGTAAAACATCCAAAGTGCTGAATAGTCACTAAATGATCTGTAATTCCTGCCTACTTTCTCCCAAGTAATCAGCCTGCTAGGTTTCATCTGAAATGGCTTATGAGTTGCTTTCTCCCTCTATTCTTGGTGCTGCTGCTAGGTGCTAGGTGCTCAGCAGTTTGGGCCCAGATTACTAGAGTCAACACTGCTGCCCTTGTCTCCCTGTCTTGATCTAGCTGCCTGACTAAACCACTACCTTGTTCAAAGAGGCCACAGTTCCCAGGAAAAAGATCAGATGGTTTAATTCCAAGGCCTTCCACAGTTagatctatttacttattttcctttactccccaggacctgtgggcaggccTTTCCTGTGTGTCTACTATGCCCTATTCTCACGTGGCTCCTTTTCACATGATTCTATAGCACCCTTTCACATGTCCTGCTTTCCTCCTGGTATCGCCAGAAATCCTGTCCACACTTTGTAAAAGGCCTTTGTCAAATCCTGCCTCATCTGACAGTCTGAGTCCCCCACCTCAGAAGTGCTTTGCTCCGGaggtttgaatttattttcctgcattaaaaacttttctgttttctgattcttttaggTGCTTTGTTCCCAGAAGCTTCTGAAGTTAGAAATTGTCTTAAATCTCTCAGAAGCCCCATCTAAATACATGGTATAATACAGATCTGGACTCTAGTTTTAATCCAGACCAGCAGGGTTTAATTTACGAGTACAATCTCTTTAGTCTTTTGAAGGGAGAGATAACCTCATAAAAATTTTGGTCCTTTTTGTCCTACCTTGAATTATATAAATTCACTCTTGGGACAAATTTTCCTTTGGAGTTCCAGTGATGCTGGCCTCCTGGCTTTCCCTTCCCAGAGACTGTTGTGAGGAATAAGGGAGCTTATTCATGTAAAATGATGAAAACAGTGCCTAACAtaaagtaaatattcaataaatgctaattGTTATGGTTGTGCGGTGCATTAGCCTATAGCCTTTCATTTCATCTCCTGAAGGGTCTGTAAATCCAGTGCCAGAAATGGAAAACTAGGATTACAATTATATTAGAAGACATTTCTGCTAACTGTAATGATAGGCAACAGCCATCTATTTTATTATAACCATCACGTGTCAAAAAGGATTCAATATAACTTTAagattgataaaataaaaactgaaacacaTATAAGTCAGctttagaaaaaggagaaagcctTGAAGACCAAGATCAAGACAATCTATGATATGCTATAGTTACCCAGATAGAGGTGCCAACAGAGCATTCCGCCAACTGAGGTTAGTTACTTTGtacttagaaagaaaaatatatccattCTTCAAGGACAGCAAAGCTTTCCTAATAGACTTAagatgaatttttccatttctctgcattTAATTATACAATGCAtttgaaaccaaaacaaaaaacaatatattttccaCAACATCTAACATGTAGGTTCTACAGTAAATGAATATTTAGTTCATAGTGGAAGGCTATGAAAGGTAGGGGCAAAGATTGTCTTGGGGTGGAGTGGGGTTAGAAGGAGCATAGAGCAGATAAACACATAATAACCGTGAGCCATAAGAAAAGCTCTTTTCACCCATTTGAGTCTAAATTCCTGCcctataaaatgataaaatctgaAGTTTACAGATGTTAAGATACTTATCAAACACCAGGATTTGAGCCCAGTTCTGCTAACCAGTACTGGACCACATAAGGTGGCAGGAAGGAGAGAACTATGAGTACAGGCAAAAAGGAGGGGAAAGGCCCTGTGTGCTCCTGGATATGCACTGGACAGTCCAACAGGGAGAGAACAATGAGTTCAGACCCAAGGTTGGAGAGCCCCTGTCTCCTCCACAAGATGCAATGGAATGTCAATCAGGGAGAAAACTGTGAGTGCAAGCAAAGAGGTAGGGAGAGGCCCTGTCTGCTCTACAATATGCAGTGGACTGTCCAACGGGGAGAGAACTGTAAGTATAGGCAGAGAAGTGGGGAGAAGCCCTGTGTGCTCCCAAAGATGCACTGGACTATCAGGAGAGAATTGGGAGTCCAGGCACAGAGTTTGGTAGAGGCCTGTTCTGCTCCTGGAATGGGCTTTACTATCCATCAGGGAGAAAAATGTGAATATAGGCACAGAGGTAGGGGGTGACCGTCTATGCTCCAGGAGGTGCGCTGGACTGTCCATTAGGGAGAGAACTGTGAGAATAAGCACAGAGATGTACAGAGGCCCGGTCTGCTTCTAGACATGTGCACCACTCTCCATTCCAGAGGGTGAATCACttcagaggtggggagaggcccGTTCTGCTCCTAGGGATGTGCTGGACTCTCCATCAGGGAGAGAAGTTTGAATACAAgcacagaggtggggagaggctcTCTCTGCTCCTAGAGATAGGCTGGACTATCTATCAGGGCGATAACTGTGAGTACACACACTGAATTAGGGAGAGACCCTGTCGGCTCCTAGAGATGCGCTGGACTGTTCATGGCAGGGAGAGAACTGTGAGTAAAGgcacagaggtggggagagggcctCTCTGCTCCCAGAGATATGTTGGATTGTCCACGGTAGGGAGGTAACTGTGAGTTCAGGAACACAGGCGTGGAGATGCCCTGTCTGCTTCAGGAGATGGGCTGGACTGTGAATCAAGGAGAGAACTGTAAGTACCTGCACAGAGGTGGGGAGAAGCTGTGTCTGACACTGGAGATATGCTGGACTGTCCATTACAGAGTAAACTGTGAGATAGgcacagaggtggggagaggcccTGTGTACTCCTGGAGATGAGCTGGAGTGTCCATCAGGGAGAGAAGTGTGAATACAGGCACAGACTGTGGAGAAGACCTGTCTGCTCCTGGAGATGTGCTATAATTTCCAAGGCAGGTAGAAAACTGTGAGTATAG is a window encoding:
- the ZNF391 gene encoding zinc finger protein 391 yields the protein MSRKNSKDNSDFIKHQKLFPQKKLCKCIECGKAFSYKSDLIIHSRIHGGEKPFECNECGKTFSRSTHLIEHQRTHTGEKPYECSDCGKAFSRSTHLSLHQRIHTGEKPYKCSECGKAFSRSTNLSQHQRTHTQEKPYKCNECGKAFGDRSTIIQHQRIHTGENPYECSECGKAFSWISSLIEHQRTHTGENPYACCKCGKVFSRGSSLTEHQRIHTGEKPHECRECGKGFSRGSSLLIHQRTHTGEKPYKCNDCGKAFGQSSTLIRHQQLHTKE